From Deltaproteobacteria bacterium CG11_big_fil_rev_8_21_14_0_20_49_13, the proteins below share one genomic window:
- a CDS encoding IS110 family transposase: SYIGILNKDSERILSRRLPNDKEKILTTLLPYRGQIKGIAVESTCNWYWLVDALMDKNYPMHLGNPVYTASIECPYYGDSSNS; this comes from the coding sequence TAGTTACATAGGGATTCTGAATAAGGATTCCGAGAGGATCTTGTCCCGGCGATTGCCTAACGACAAGGAGAAGATATTGACGACACTTCTTCCATATCGAGGGCAAATAAAGGGCATTGCAGTTGAGTCGACCTGCAATTGGTATTGGCTGGTGGACGCTCTGATGGATAAGAATTATCCCATGCATTTGGGCAATCCCGTTTATACAGCCTCTATTGAATGCCCTTATTACGGCGACAGTTCAAACAGTTAG